Sequence from the Moorena producens PAL-8-15-08-1 genome:
TTCTTGGCACCTTCGGTAATGACTATTGGGACTTGTGGGTTGTCGATCACCCATTGCCAAAACCAGTTACATCCATTTGCATTGAGAAAATTTGGCTCACACTCATACTTACTGGCGATGTGTTGTCCCAGAGCTAAGGGAATCTGGAGGGCAAACACTGACGTAGGCTCTTTGGGTGGGTGCTCGTATTTGATGCGTTTGTCACGCTTATCCTGGTTTCGTCGCGGCTTGTCCGGTTTAAAGCACCCCCAAAGAGCTAGTTCTCCAGTGAGTAGATCAATGCCTGAGCACCACCAGCCACCGTGCTCAATGTGGCCATAACGTTTGAGAATGTGGTCACGAATTCTGCCATCATTGCGCCGGGGAATGTTATCCGAGTATACAAGATAGTCGAAAGCCTCATTGTCACTGCAAGAAACAACATTCAGTGCGATGATGTGGTGATTAACGGCTGAATGCTGCCATTCTCGATAATGCTGTTTTAATACGTTATTTGGAATTATTTCATCCGATAGAAGTCCTATCGAACTTTTTGTAGTAGAATTCGACATAGATAAATATTTATTTTGTAGTGTTACCCCGTCCTTTCTTTGGTAAAAGAGTGTAAGGATGGGGTTTTTATTATGTTTTAAATTTAGATGTGATAATTATATTCTACAAAGCAAGCGAATAGGATAAGTTTGAAATATTTCTTAGTAAACTTATTTTTAAATTAATAAATATACATGGGTATAATTAGGGGCAAGGGTCATTCTCCGAATCTGCCATTATCACGAAAATCCGTTCATACTCCATTGTCTTCCTCCTGATGGGACATTCCCTGATATTTCCCATGTTCCTCCTTGTGGACAAAGGGTGAGTTGAAGTATTTTTCGACTTCTTCGCGATCGCTTTTGGCGTGGTTTTGCCCATCGCGCAGCGGAAGTTTTGCCGAATCGCTTAATCGGACGAATGACCCATCATATTCCCTTGTTCCAGAATCACAGCAGATTACCACCCCAAAGTCCACTTTAAGAGCTTTTTCTATACCCCTAAAA
This genomic interval carries:
- a CDS encoding helix-turn-helix domain-containing protein — translated: MYSNLMLDMSSVEVHSSKTVTIKNLPQTMKKLRKGVKGGVSKLSKIAGISRSAWYLIESGQATSIEEETFRGIEKALKVDFGVVICCDSGTREYDGSFVRLSDSAKLPLRDGQNHAKSDREEVEKYFNSPFVHKEEHGKYQGMSHQEEDNGV